One Serpentinicella alkaliphila DNA segment encodes these proteins:
- a CDS encoding RNA polymerase sigma factor, which yields MEVIKLRYFLDLDYETIGRILKIPIGTVKSRISVGINKLKESLGGDINERY from the coding sequence ATGGAAGTTATTAAGCTAAGGTATTTTTTGGATTTAGATTATGAAACAATAGGGAGAATACTTAAAATTCCTATAGGGACTGTGAAATCCCGAATTTCTGTTGGAATTAATAAATTAAAAGAAAGTCTTGGAGGTGATATTAATGAGAGATATTGA
- a CDS encoding DUF4179 domain-containing protein, with translation MRDIDKLLMDKKEDLDNIVVPKELEERLSNALKDKEFPKKRFIKANRIIVACILMFLITFNFNTLAYYSKKLIGYDQLMNTTLKNLNDLGMGQIIGESHTFSNGVLFTLDGIMIDDNQLLAFYTVTDNTGENDFISLDPSLNLKGLYKRYFMRSGHGEILGESNQTKWVMSFDPPAFYERTLYLNVYMNIDGMMEEGEIPFKLDRNKAMKSTLKQVINKTFKNDGVNLKLSSIHASPTSTVIEGSIQNILQLAIDKISGERIRPNKLEMKLIANGEEVEKRGGSMSTDINGIRFTKEFDALPSNLESVQIHLESLSIDKDVNKFIELNKDDREINIEIEGQNILIDEIKEINGSTYITFSTVEDVVLTGVYLIIDGEKINLKETLNSEYDKLYDGRVMHRRTMHFNSSGLNYQLSIERMSFSEKYNEVIDVK, from the coding sequence ATGAGAGATATTGATAAACTACTTATGGATAAGAAGGAAGATTTAGATAATATAGTTGTACCAAAAGAGCTAGAAGAGAGACTATCAAATGCATTGAAAGATAAAGAATTTCCTAAGAAAAGATTTATTAAAGCAAATCGAATTATAGTAGCTTGCATTTTAATGTTTTTAATTACTTTTAATTTTAATACACTCGCATACTATAGTAAAAAGCTCATTGGCTACGATCAACTTATGAACACAACGTTAAAAAATCTTAATGATTTAGGTATGGGTCAAATTATAGGGGAGAGCCATACTTTTAGTAATGGTGTTCTTTTTACATTAGATGGCATAATGATAGATGATAATCAGTTATTAGCATTTTATACTGTTACAGATAATACGGGAGAAAATGACTTTATTTCATTAGATCCAAGCTTAAACCTAAAGGGGCTATACAAAAGGTATTTCATGAGAAGTGGGCATGGTGAAATACTTGGAGAGAGTAATCAAACTAAGTGGGTTATGAGTTTCGACCCTCCTGCTTTCTATGAACGAACTCTCTATTTAAATGTATATATGAATATAGATGGGATGATGGAGGAGGGGGAAATACCCTTTAAGTTAGATAGGAATAAAGCGATGAAAAGTACATTAAAGCAGGTTATTAATAAAACTTTCAAAAATGATGGTGTTAATTTAAAACTTAGCTCAATCCATGCTTCCCCTACGTCGACAGTTATAGAGGGTTCAATTCAAAATATATTACAATTAGCTATTGATAAAATTAGTGGAGAGAGAATTAGACCTAATAAATTAGAAATGAAATTAATTGCAAATGGTGAGGAAGTTGAAAAGAGAGGTGGAAGTATGTCAACTGATATAAATGGAATTAGGTTTACAAAAGAGTTTGATGCTCTACCATCCAACTTAGAAAGTGTACAAATCCACCTAGAAAGTTTATCTATTGATAAGGATGTAAATAAATTCATTGAATTAAATAAAGATGACAGAGAAATTAATATTGAAATAGAAGGACAGAATATATTAATTGACGAAATCAAAGAAATAAATGGAAGTACGTATATTACTTTTAGTACCGTTGAAGATGTAGTATTAACTGGGGTTTATTTAATTATTGATGGAGAAAAAATTAATTTAAAGGAAACCCTAAATAGTGAATACGATAAGCTTTATGATGGAAGAGTTATGCATAGAAGAACTATGCATTTTAATAGTAGTGGATTAAATTACCAATTATCTATCGAAAGAATGAGCTTTTCAGAAAAGTACAATGAAGTTATTGATGTTAAATAA
- a CDS encoding YczE/YyaS/YitT family protein, producing MKKAFVLLCRLFFGLFLVALGVVITIKANLGLAPWDVFHQGISKITNITIGQASITVGLILVLINFLLGERIGWATICNMIFVGVFIDLLMISDLIPTFDSLLLRLGMMILGMFVFGFASYFYIGTGLGSGPRDGLMIYLTKKTNKSVRFVRNTMEISVSILGFILGGTIGIGTIITAVGIGYFVQLAFKMMKFDVNELKHRFIDDDIVLLKNLLIKPKEQKM from the coding sequence ATGAAAAAGGCTTTCGTACTTCTTTGCAGACTATTCTTTGGATTATTTTTGGTAGCACTCGGAGTAGTTATAACAATTAAAGCTAATTTAGGACTTGCACCTTGGGATGTTTTTCATCAAGGCATCTCAAAAATAACGAATATTACAATAGGACAAGCAAGTATAACTGTTGGATTAATACTAGTTCTAATAAATTTTCTTCTTGGGGAGAGGATAGGTTGGGCTACAATATGTAATATGATTTTTGTAGGTGTTTTCATTGATTTACTTATGATTAGCGATTTGATACCAACTTTTGATAGTCTTCTACTAAGATTAGGCATGATGATTTTAGGGATGTTTGTGTTTGGTTTTGCAAGCTATTTCTATATTGGAACAGGCTTAGGTTCTGGTCCAAGGGATGGGCTAATGATTTATTTAACTAAAAAAACTAATAAGTCAGTTAGATTTGTCAGAAATACAATGGAAATTTCTGTATCAATATTAGGATTTATTTTAGGTGGGACTATCGGAATAGGAACGATTATTACAGCAGTTGGAATCGGTTACTTCGTTCAACTAGCATTTAAAATGATGAAATTTGATGTCAATGAGCTTAAACATAGATTTATAGATGATGATATAGTATTATTAAAAAATCTATTGATAAAACCTAAAGAACAGAAAATGTAG
- a CDS encoding MBL fold metallo-hydrolase, translating to MKNEVYKNIYQYEIPLPNNPLKSTNTYIITSEERNLIIDTGFNIPECEEAMMNAIEELGIDLNKTDLFITHLHSDHSGLAGTLHKKGISKVYAGVIDGVMINQMTTDEYWQKFNDYEIMFDLKRDNVSFTNHPGYKYCPKEQLDFIYVKENDVINIGDYSLRVIDIPGHTPGHIGLHEENHKLLFCGDHILGKITPNITFWSFDTDYLAVYFESLKKVYAYDLEYVFTAHRFIVRDHRTRIDELMEHHRVRLNEVITIITDKKLSVRDTAAKMKWELRAKNWDEFPIPQKWFASGEAMSHLEHLVSIGKAEKSIEDKVIYYRAI from the coding sequence ATGAAAAATGAAGTATACAAAAACATTTATCAGTATGAAATACCATTACCAAATAACCCATTAAAATCTACAAATACATACATAATTACATCCGAAGAAAGAAATCTTATAATAGATACAGGATTTAATATACCAGAATGCGAAGAAGCTATGATGAATGCCATTGAAGAGCTAGGTATAGATTTGAATAAAACGGATTTGTTTATAACACATTTACATTCTGATCATTCGGGATTAGCTGGTACATTACATAAAAAAGGAATAAGTAAAGTGTATGCTGGGGTTATAGATGGAGTAATGATAAATCAGATGACTACAGATGAGTATTGGCAAAAATTTAATGACTATGAGATAATGTTTGATTTAAAACGAGACAATGTAAGCTTTACTAATCATCCAGGTTATAAATATTGTCCAAAAGAGCAATTAGACTTTATTTACGTTAAAGAAAATGATGTTATAAATATCGGAGATTACTCTTTACGAGTTATTGATATCCCTGGACATACTCCGGGGCATATAGGTTTACATGAAGAAAACCATAAGCTTTTATTTTGCGGTGATCATATTTTAGGAAAAATTACTCCAAACATTACTTTCTGGAGTTTTGATACTGACTACTTAGCAGTTTACTTTGAAAGTTTAAAGAAGGTTTATGCATATGATTTAGAATATGTTTTCACAGCTCATAGATTTATTGTTCGTGACCATAGAACAAGAATTGATGAACTTATGGAGCATCATAGAGTCCGCTTAAATGAAGTTATTACTATAATTACAGATAAAAAGCTATCTGTTAGGGATACAGCAGCTAAAATGAAGTGGGAGCTTAGAGCGAAAAATTGGGATGAGTTTCCTATACCTCAAAAATGGTTCGCATCAGGTGAGGCTATGTCTCATTTAGAGCATTTAGTTTCGATTGGCAAGGCAGAAAAAAGTATAGAAGATAAAGTAATTTATTATAGAGCAATATAA